From the genome of Acyrthosiphon pisum isolate AL4f unplaced genomic scaffold, pea_aphid_22Mar2018_4r6ur Scaffold_20960;HRSCAF=22641, whole genome shotgun sequence, one region includes:
- the LOC100161260 gene encoding uncharacterized protein LOC100161260: METRLFGLTSMELRSLAYQLAVKNNISHTFCKNDLAGVDWLYGFMKRHSDLSLCQPEATSAARASGFNQVAIGKFFALLTEVVDKYKLTTSQIFNVDETGITCVAKSHSKVIACRGHRQVGAITSAERGQTVTAEICMGADGSYMPPMLIFPRVRSKPELIDGGPPGVWAEVHPSGWIQTDSFLKWFDKFVIFSRASKTHRVLLLLDGHSTHTKSLKLIDKARDAGVILLCFPPHCTH; the protein is encoded by the coding sequence ATGGAAACACGTCTATTTGGTTTGACTTCTATGGAGTTGAGAAGTTTAGCATATCAACTggcagtaaaaaataatataagccatacattttgtaaaaatgatttagcAGGAGTGGACTGGTTGTACGGATTTATGAAGCGGCATTCAGATTTGTCCTTATGTCAGCCAGAAGCTACCTCAGCTGCAAGAGCATCAGGCTTTAATCAGGTTGCTATTGGTAAGTTTTTTGCTTTGCTAACTGAAGTAgtggataaatataaattaacaacttCACAAATATTCAACGTCGATGAGACTGGTATAACATGTGTTGCAAAATCGCATAGTAAAGTAATTGCATGCCGTGGTCATCGCCAAGTAGGAGCAATAACATCTGCTGAAAGGGGTCAGACAGTAACAGCTGAAATTTGCATGGGTGCTGATGGGTCATACATGCCTCCAATGCTTATTTTTCCTCGCGTTAGAAGCAAACCAGAGCTTATAGATGGTGGCCCACCTGGGGTATGGGCTGAAGTTCATCCAAGTGGATGGATACAGACGGATTCGTTCCTTAAATGGtttgataaatttgtaattttttccagAGCATCTAAGACCCATAGGGTTTTACTTTTGCTTGATGGCCATTCTACTCATACTAAGTCATTAAAACTTATAGATAAAGCTAGAGATGCTGGTGTTATATTGCTTTGCTTCCCACCTCATTGCACGCACTAA